The Intrasporangium calvum DSM 43043 sequence GTCCTTCATGCGCTATCCTACGCCTCCCTTGATGTCATGGAGGAACTCATTTCCTTTGATCGCGGCAAGGTGATTGTTGTGCCGCACCCGAACTATCGGCTTGCCTACGAAAACTACGTGACGAGGTCGGACGCGCGACTTGCCTTCGGCCTGGAAGCGCACGACAGGGTCTACGTGCTTCTCGGGGCCCTTAAGCCATATAAAGGACTTGATGTACTGTTTCAGGCCTTCGAGCAATTCTGCGCTGAGGACCCCACGGTATCGCGAAAACTCCTAGTAGGGGGACGGCCCGATGACAATCCCGAGGTGCGGTCCTTTGTGCGTGATTGCGAGAACAGCCCGAATGTTCTCATTGAGCCGAAGATGATCGCGCCCCATTTCATTCAATACTATCTACGCGCGGCGGATGTAGGTTTAGCATCCTATTCGCGCATGCTGAATAGCGGTGCCCTGCTGCTTTACCAAACCTTCGATTTGCCCGTCATCACCTCCAGCAGTCCCGCCTTGTGGGAACACATGACGAAGGAGATCGCGGAGTGCGTAGGGACGCCCGACATCGAAGGCCTCTTGGGGGCCCTCCGGAAGGCGGAACGCTTCTTTGGTGAGGATGTAGGCCCTAAGGTGCGCTCGTACGCCGAAGGGTTCGACGCGACGGCATTGTCACATGTGTTTGTCTCGCAACTAATGGCTCGATTGGCGTCGTGAACGCTGGAAATTCAGGTGAATCCGTGGACAGAACCCCAATGCTAAGTTACGAGTGGAACTTTCTTAGCCCGAAAGGCCATTTCGATCTGTTTCTGCAGGTGCTCGGTCGTGTCGAGGAGCGCGGTTTCGTGTATCTTGCGGAGGCACTGGCTCCAGATGGAACGATCGATCCAAACGTGACATTTGACTGGTATTACTCCGATTCCCTCCAACGATGGTTCCTATACTCGCCGCCGGCCACGACTCGTACCACCAGTCAATTACGTTCGTTGACCTCTGACCGACAGCTCCTTGGGTTGCGCCTCACGGTTCGACCATGGGGCAGCCCCGACCCGTTCTCTGCGCATGGCGAGTGCTGGCTGCGCACCTCTGAAGCGGGTGTACAGGCGAAATCGGGCATCTGGGCTCTGTCGCGAGGGTTACGAGCAACCACGGAGGATCTGCTATGAGCAAGGACCCTCGGGTTGCGGTCTTCGTGCTCGTGGATGCCAATCAGGCGGAGTCAGATGTTGCCCGGACGATGCAGGGCCTCGCGCTCCCGTGCCAGGCTCAGATTGCGGTTCACATAGTTCCGCGGGCGCAGGAGAATAACTACACCGATCCTGGCATGGTAGGGCAGAGGTTGTCCCCGCAGGTAAGCGTTGCTGGCGCGGTCCATGAAGTACTGCCACAGGAGACGGCGGATGTGTTCTTCTTCGTCGTCAGCGGCTCAGTGGTTCATACAGAGGATATCGTGGAGTCGGCGCGGTACCTGGCTGGTGGATCATTGTCGGCCGTGAGGGGGCGCACCTATGACGTGTTGCCTGGTCGACTCGTCCATGGGGGAGCGTGGCGGCGGAGAGTCCGTCATGCAGATGCAGAGAACCGTATGGACTTAAGTAGGAACCCGGCTGTCGTGCTCCTGGGTGTGAGTCGCTCAACGTATCTAGCGCTTCGCGGCCTCGACGAGTCTCTTGCGGAGCCGGAGGCTTTGCTGCGGGACTTCGAAGCCAGAGCGCGCAGTGCAGGGGTCGTGGTACAGATGGGCCCGATGGTGCTGCGTCGCGCCCCTCGTCTCAACGCATTGGTGCGCAGGAGCAACCCAGGACTGCCTACCAAACATCGATCCGCGCAGCCTTCTCCGGTCTATAGGAACTTGAGCCGAGTTCTTGGCAATCCGCGAACGGACCCTCCGTTCGTTTCGATTGTGATATCTACCTACAACCGGGCCCAATATTTGGCCGAGTGTATCAATTCGATTTTGTCGCAGTCTATGCCTGACTTTGAAGTAATTCTGGTGGACGACGGGTCCACAGATGAGACAGAAGGTGTGGTGCGCGCTTTCGATGATGACCGGATTCGGTACTTCAAGCGCTCAAATTCAGGCATCTCTGCTGCACGAAACTTCGGTCTTCAGGCGGCGCGAGGCACCTTCGTCGCCGTGCATGACGACGACGACATCATGCTCCCTTGGCGCTTGGCTACGCAGTTGGCGTCGCTACAGCCTGAAGACCATGGGTCGTTCGGCGTGTCGGTGCACTTTGACGACGAGACGGGTGAAACACACAACCTCATTCATCGCCAATTCAACATGCAGACCGCACTGACATACGGCCACAACCCGACTCATCCGACCTGGCTCCTACGGCATGACGTGATTGCAGCTTTTGGGTACGACGAGACGCTGGAGAGCGGTGTGGACAACAACCTTGCGCTGCGCATGGTCCGAGCCGGGGTTCGGATGCGGCACTGCGGTGTACCGCTCATCTTGCGAAGGGTCCATCATGAACAGATCACGCGGACGGCGGGGGAAGCGCAGAAGGCCTATGCAGGAATGTCCCGGCGACTCCTACAATTCGCGAATGCTGGTCGCCCCACCCCGCGTGCGAGCAGCGAGTCTGAGTGGCTGCCTCCAAGTCAAGTGGACGTTCGCCTGCACCGGGTGCTTCCCTACCTTCCGGATAGGCTCACACGTCGCACTGTGACGATCAAGGTGGGTATGCCCCTTCGGGAAGCTCTTGTCGCTGTCCGGGACATTGGTTCTGTCCATTTCAGGGAGGAGCACTTCGGAAAAGCCCAGGATACGCCTAGGACCGTCCTCATCCTCACGGACGTAACTTGGCCAGGGCTCGCGACCCTTCGTAAGGTTGGTGCTGAATTCGAGGCGTCCGTGTTCACCGGGACGAACGTAGAAGGTGGAGGGTTCGACTCAGCCATCGAGGACTGGAGCTTGGATAAGATTGCTTCCTCAGGCCGACAGGGTGAGGTCTACGTGAGGGTTCTTTCGCGGGATCGAATAGGACTCCAGCGGTTTGTAAGGGAGTCAGAGCTTTCAGGGTGGACTTTCGAAACTCACTTGGAAAATGAGCTAATGGCAGTGGTGTTCTCGACTTCAGATCTGCATTCAGCTAGCGCACTGTGTTCCGGTTTGTTGGGCGCCGGCGTCAGCGTATATGAATTGTCCGTCCTCTGTTCCACCCACGTTGACGACGCTTCGATTCGTGCCGATCTATTCGGTGATGGCGGGATGAACGCATGAGATTTCGGTGGGAGCCCAACTCATTTGGACGCTCGGGTCTCGTGGCTATCCCGGAGCGGTTTGACTCGCGACCACTGTTCGATGAATTATGGCTAGACTACACGCTCGATAACGTGATGCCAGACCGACTCGCCGTGGCAGCCGCCTTGACGTTCAGACAGGGGCTCACGAAATCGTTCAAGGTCCCAGACCCCATATTTACCGTCACCGCGAGTGCGATCGAAGATCTTGCTTCATCAAGGGACCTGCGAGTCAACCAAGTGGTCCCTGGCGAGTTGTCGCGATCCAGAGGCAACGCAGTCCTTGTTGTTAATGTCGATAACCCGTCGGCAACCGTGGTGAATACGCGCGGCGGTCGGCGTCATATTGCCTTCAACATTCTACGAAGCGATCGATTTGCCGGCGCGCTCTTGGCGATGGATTCGCTGAGCCTGGCCAGCAACGCTTGGCTTCATCAGCGGCATCCTTCCTCGCCTTTGGAGGCGCACCTACCGTATTTGGCGGTGGCCGTCTTGACAGCGGAGGATCTGGGCGCAGGAGCCATTGCACTGATGACTGACGTCCTAGAGTCGGATCGGGCGTTAGCCAAAAAGGTCCGTCGACTCTGTAATGCTGTCGGCTTATCACTATTAAGTTCTTCACACGATGGTGACTGAACGACGCCGGAGGATCTGGCGTGCTGATCGAGACCAGTTGCATCTGATGAAACCGGTCCAGCATCGCCCGTTCGTAGGTCTATCCGATAAGCGAGAAGGCTATGGTCATCGCTGCTGGCAGTTGGAAAAGGCCAAGGCCATGACCAGAGGCGCCCGCATAGCCGAGGAGGCTTTCCGGTGAAACCCGATGAGGGGCGGGACGAGGAGGCCTTCAGTGGACTCCTCTTTAGGGATTTTCTTGCCAACGAGACGCGGGCCAGGGCTTTGTATGACGATCTGCGCCAACGTGAGGCTCGTGCAACACGGCGGCTCACCGAACTCGAGGTAGAGGTCGTCCGTTTGCAGCGAGCGGAGCAGGACAGCCGGGCACTTAGGCGTCGGCTCGGAACGGCGAACGCCGCGCTTGACGCGTACCGCACCGAGAGCAGACGCCTGAAGGCGGACCTTAAGCG is a genomic window containing:
- a CDS encoding glycosyltransferase, which produces MAYTPVGRTNPYQALLYRSVEAYGVATTPIVKSWQFEQLSRVANLVEDMVLHIHWTSFVLDGIQARPTARKKISQFKSAISSFKGSGGRLTWTLHNIVPHDSNFPDLEIEIQQFLADEADVLHALSYASLDVMEELISFDRGKVIVVPHPNYRLAYENYVTRSDARLAFGLEAHDRVYVLLGALKPYKGLDVLFQAFEQFCAEDPTVSRKLLVGGRPDDNPEVRSFVRDCENSPNVLIEPKMIAPHFIQYYLRAADVGLASYSRMLNSGALLLYQTFDLPVITSSSPALWEHMTKEIAECVGTPDIEGLLGALRKAERFFGEDVGPKVRSYAEGFDATALSHVFVSQLMARLAS
- a CDS encoding glycosyltransferase family 2 protein; this encodes MSKDPRVAVFVLVDANQAESDVARTMQGLALPCQAQIAVHIVPRAQENNYTDPGMVGQRLSPQVSVAGAVHEVLPQETADVFFFVVSGSVVHTEDIVESARYLAGGSLSAVRGRTYDVLPGRLVHGGAWRRRVRHADAENRMDLSRNPAVVLLGVSRSTYLALRGLDESLAEPEALLRDFEARARSAGVVVQMGPMVLRRAPRLNALVRRSNPGLPTKHRSAQPSPVYRNLSRVLGNPRTDPPFVSIVISTYNRAQYLAECINSILSQSMPDFEVILVDDGSTDETEGVVRAFDDDRIRYFKRSNSGISAARNFGLQAARGTFVAVHDDDDIMLPWRLATQLASLQPEDHGSFGVSVHFDDETGETHNLIHRQFNMQTALTYGHNPTHPTWLLRHDVIAAFGYDETLESGVDNNLALRMVRAGVRMRHCGVPLILRRVHHEQITRTAGEAQKAYAGMSRRLLQFANAGRPTPRASSESEWLPPSQVDVRLHRVLPYLPDRLTRRTVTIKVGMPLREALVAVRDIGSVHFREEHFGKAQDTPRTVLILTDVTWPGLATLRKVGAEFEASVFTGTNVEGGGFDSAIEDWSLDKIASSGRQGEVYVRVLSRDRIGLQRFVRESELSGWTFETHLENELMAVVFSTSDLHSASALCSGLLGAGVSVYELSVLCSTHVDDASIRADLFGDGGMNA